GATAAAGTGGAGGCCATTCGCGCCGCATGGAAGCAGCGCACGGGCGATCAGTCCGTGTTGCGCGTGACCCAACCGGCCGAGGTGTCGTTCTGAGATGAGTGTGACGGTACGTGAGCGCTGGATATCGCCGGGCGACCTCAACGGGTTCCTGGGGCTGGTGGTGGACAATCTGTCGGTGCTGGCGTTTCTCGCCACGGCGCTGATCGGCGTCTTCGGGTTTCCTGCCGACATCGTGTTCATGCGCATGGTGCCCGGCACCACCTTCGGCGTGTTGCTTGGCAACCTGGCCTATACGGCCATGGCCCGACGACTCGCGCGTCAAAGTGGACGGACGGATGTCACCGCGATGCCGCTGGGGCTCGATGCGCCCACTAGCATTGGCATGGCCTTTCTGGTGCTGGGCCCTGCGTTTCTGCACTTCAAGCAGGTGGGGCTCGATCCACAGGCGGCCGGGCTCGCCACTTGGCGATTGGGCATGGCGTCGCTGGTGATCATGGGCGTGTTGAAGTTCGTGCTGTCGTTCTTCGGCGGCATGGTGCAACGGCATGTGCCACGCGCCGGCCTGCTGGGTTCCATCGCGGGTATTGCGCTGGTGTTGATGGGGTTCTTTCCGTTGGTGGAAATCCTCAAGCATCCGCTGGTGGGCTTTGCGGGATTGGGCGTGGTGCTCTATGCGCTGGTGGCGCGTGCACGCATGCCGTGGAACTTGCCGGGTGTGCTGGTCGCTTTCGTGGTGGGTGCGCTGCTCTATTACGTGCTCGGCCCACTCGGTGGGCTAGGCAGCGGCTATGAGCCGCCCAAGCCGTGGACGTGGCGCTTCGCGCTGCCGCTACCGACGCTGGAGTGGATCGGTGGCTTGGGATCTGCGGTGCCTTATCTGCCGTTGATCCTGCCGTTCGGCCTGTTGATGGTGGTGGGTGGCATCAACGTGACGGAGAGTGCACGCGCCGCCGGGGACGAGTACCGCACGCGCGACATCTTGTTGGTGGAAGCAGTAGCAACGCTAGTGGCGGGTTTCTGCGGTGGCGTGGCGCAGACCACGCCGTACATCGGTCAACCGTCCTACAAGGCGATGGGTGCGGGCACGGGCTATACGTTGCTCACCGGTCTGTTCGTGGGCCTGGGGGGGCGTGTTTGGCTATCTCTCCAATCTGGTGGAGTTGATTCCGCTATCGGTGCTGGCGCCCATCCTGGTGTTCGTCGCCATCGGCATTACCGTGCAGGCGTTCGAGGCGACGCCGATGCGTTACGCGCCCGCCGTGGTATTCAGCTTCTTTCCCGCCATTGCGCGCATGGTGGCGATCAAACTGAGCGACCCTACCTATGTGTCGCCCGAGCACGTCGTCGCGTTGCTGGGCGATCGCACGCACGGTTTCTCGGAGTTGGCCATCATCAACGCACTGGGCAACGGCTTCATCATCACGTCGATGGTATGGGCAAGCTTTGTGGTGGCCATGATCGACGGCAAGGCGTTGCGTGCGGCGTTGATTCTGCTGCTTGGCGCGGCGCTCAGCCTGTTCGGCGTGATCCATTCAGTGGAGCTGAGCGGCGGTATCTATCTGCCGTGGCAGCTCGATGAGGCCCAGCGCCAGCTCGCATGGCAGTTCGCGGCTGCGTACGCGGTGCTGGCGGTGGTGCTGGTGGCACTTTCCCTGAGTGCTTCGTCACGACGGGCGAATACGGCCTGACGCATCTCACAGATTTGCGATTGGACGCAAGGACGCGTCGCGTCGTCATCGACACAATCCGCGAGCCTCGTCGTGCTGATGCGCGGGTGTGTGCCTAGGAACACATGTCCGACATCACGCGACGAGGCACCGTGGAGGCGTGGGTGTCGCAAGAACATACTTCGCGCCGTCGTCATCCTTCGTACGCCAGTCAAGGTTAGGATGTGCCGTCATTGAACAAGGCACATCAACGGAGACGGGTATGACCACGCAAGGACGGCAGGGCAGCTTGATCGCATGGACGTTGGCCTTGTTCATGGCCTTCGCGGCGCCGCAGGCGTGGGCGCAGTCGGCGGATGCCGCAGCGGAGAGCGACACGCCGCCTACCGATGCCGATCTTGCCGGCACGCGCTGCGTGTCTGGCGAAGAGAAAATCCTGCCGGGCGACTACTTCTATTGCCTGGGCACGCAGACCTACGGGCTGGGCAAGTACGCCACCTCGCAGCGCTTCTTCAAGACCGCCGCGAGTTGGGCAAGCAAGCCCGCGCAGTACGTGCTGGGCGTGATGGCACTCAACGGCGACAATCAACCGGTGAACCCGGCGCTGGGCCTCGCCTGGCTTACGCTGGCGTCGGAGCGTGCCAATTCGCCATTCCGGCAGGCGTACGACACGGCGTTGAAGAACGCCACGGAAGCCGATCGGCACGCTGCCGAACAATTGCTGGTCAGCATGCGCCCGGTCTATGGCGATGCCACCGCTGGGCCGCGCGCGGAGCGCCGTTACACGGACGGCATGGCCACGCTGAACCGCCTGAGCGCGCGTGGCGCGAAATTCTGCATGGCGGGCATGACCGACCCATCGCGACCCGTGGCCGATCCCAACGGCTGTCCGCCGATAGAGACCGTGATGAAGGCCTTGGACAAGGC
This genomic window from Dyella terrae contains:
- a CDS encoding SEL1-like repeat protein: MTTQGRQGSLIAWTLALFMAFAAPQAWAQSADAAAESDTPPTDADLAGTRCVSGEEKILPGDYFYCLGTQTYGLGKYATSQRFFKTAASWASKPAQYVLGVMALNGDNQPVNPALGLAWLTLASERANSPFRQAYDTALKNATEADRHAAEQLLVSMRPVYGDATAGPRAERRYTDGMATLNRLSARGAKFCMAGMTDPSRPVADPNGCPPIETVMKALDKAAVNVFDGWVGHVQVGPLEQVPAADAPNKK